One window from the genome of Longimicrobium sp. encodes:
- a CDS encoding amino acid adenylation domain-containing protein: MSDTTTGAKADRLAEAKRLLLEKRLRGEVKRAPRETIGKAPGGPAYPMSYQQEQLWFLDQLQPGSPFYNIPGASLVSARIDVPTLERALGEVVRRHEGLRTVFRLVDGKPMQIVQPPYPVSIEVEDLRGPGGQDAPAAVVRRKASDWGSLPFDLQRGPLFRARLFRVSDADYLLVFNIHHIVTDGWAMPIVSRDMEELYDAFSRGLPSPLAELPIQYADYSVWQRRHLQGETLEKQLAFWRRHLDGAPAALDLPYDRPRPAVSSNRGTMYRWTYPGRLVDRLRRLGREEGASINMVFMAGFNLLLQRYSGQDDLVVGTLLGNRNRAELEPLVGYLVNSGAIRTRLDGDPTFREVVRQVRASILEADAAQEVPFDMVVDAVGAPRDPGRNPLFQVMYFHHTFVGSHHLDDAEGLAGSLNLRSLYQEGEAVLVDTGASKFDMTWATLEMNDSMPSMVEYSTDLFDESTIARMVAHLRVLLEDGCDRPDLPVSQLEMVSEEERATLLAWGTNERGFPRETLPALLEAQAAETPDAVALEFDDAAWTYAELAAHARRIAAWLGRLGVRPGDAVGVVTANSARVMAAIAGILRAGAAVVPLDPEYPPERLAFIADDTELRVFLTEGDLMAWLGERPHASLVRLDREWAEIESLSPDQDLPSFGAESVAYIIYTSGSTGTPKGVRVPHRSIVRTCHRPDYVDLGPQSRVAQQSSLLFDASIFEIWGAFLNGGTLVNIDRDFLLDAAGYDRKLVEKRVNVVFLTTGMFNQVADTNLSTFASLDQVLTGGEAISRAHARRVVEAHPGLRLLHMYGPTESTVYTTSHPLRAEDFDRAIVPIGTPVGGTRAYVVSAGGRLAGVGVPGELWAAGDGVALGYHRRPELDAERFVADPFAGEGRAYRTGDRVRWAADGVLEFLGRIDDQVKVRGFRIEPGEVEAALRLHPAIRDAAVAAREDTGEKKLVGYLVPVAEAPSVDEVRAFLKGHLPEYYVPTVFVTVDALPLTPAGKVDRKRLPAPEGRRLESTQGFVAPRTPAEETLARIWAEVLNVPRVGVYDNFFSLGGDSILSIQVIARAQQAHLRISPRLLFVHQTVAELAAAVGETAHFAAEQGVVTGPVPLTPVQRWFFAQGSPEPHHFNLAAAFDAKQQIDAGVMERAVAAVLAHHDALRMRYSQVDGVWSQTDADLSDPTPFETIDLSAVPAAEREAAFTARAEALQRSLDLASGPVVRWALVEMGDGAQRLVFIANHLVMDAVALGVVQADLETAYRQLAAGEEVRLPAKTTSFQHWAERLAQHASSGEVRAQAAYWLEQGGAAPLPVDTAETSNREGEAERISVALDEETTHALLHDVPSVYQTQVNDVLLAALARAFRGWTGDRSLLVDLEGHGREDLFDGVDLSRTVGWFTAIHPVRLELPEDGGEGEAIKAVKEQLRAVPERGISHGLLRWLSDDREIHAQLAARPQPQVSFNYLGRMDGGAEPEDALLTGADCHLGDGRSPAGPRPHLIAVDAAVGDGRLWATWTYGARIHRRETVQRVADAFVDELRALVEHCRHPEAGGYTPSDFALAGLDQAGLDALFAEIGE, from the coding sequence ATGAGCGATACGACCACGGGAGCGAAGGCCGACCGCCTGGCCGAGGCCAAGCGCCTGCTGCTGGAGAAGCGCCTGCGCGGCGAGGTGAAGCGCGCGCCACGCGAGACCATCGGCAAGGCGCCGGGCGGGCCCGCGTACCCGATGAGCTACCAGCAGGAGCAGCTCTGGTTCCTGGACCAGCTCCAGCCCGGCAGCCCGTTCTACAACATCCCCGGCGCGTCGCTCGTGTCCGCGCGCATCGACGTGCCCACGCTCGAGCGCGCGCTCGGCGAGGTGGTGCGGCGCCACGAGGGGCTGCGCACCGTCTTCCGGCTGGTCGACGGCAAGCCCATGCAGATCGTCCAGCCGCCCTACCCCGTGTCCATCGAGGTCGAGGACCTGCGCGGGCCGGGCGGCCAGGACGCACCCGCCGCGGTCGTGCGCCGCAAGGCCAGCGACTGGGGCTCGCTCCCGTTCGACCTGCAGCGCGGGCCGCTTTTCCGCGCGCGCCTCTTCCGCGTGTCCGACGCCGACTACCTGCTGGTCTTCAACATCCACCACATCGTCACCGACGGCTGGGCCATGCCGATCGTGTCGCGCGACATGGAGGAGCTGTACGACGCGTTCAGCCGCGGCCTCCCCTCGCCCCTTGCCGAGCTGCCCATCCAGTACGCCGACTACTCGGTCTGGCAGCGGCGGCACCTGCAGGGCGAGACGCTGGAGAAGCAGCTGGCCTTCTGGCGCCGCCACCTCGACGGCGCCCCCGCGGCGCTCGATCTCCCCTACGACCGTCCCCGCCCGGCCGTCTCCAGCAACCGGGGGACGATGTACCGCTGGACGTATCCCGGCCGGCTGGTGGACCGGCTGCGGCGCCTGGGCCGCGAGGAGGGCGCGTCCATCAACATGGTGTTCATGGCCGGGTTCAACCTCCTGCTGCAGCGCTACAGCGGGCAGGACGACCTGGTCGTGGGCACGCTGCTGGGCAACCGCAACCGCGCCGAGCTGGAGCCGCTGGTGGGCTACCTGGTGAACTCCGGCGCCATCCGCACCCGGCTGGACGGCGACCCCACCTTCCGCGAGGTCGTGCGCCAGGTGCGCGCGTCGATCCTGGAGGCCGACGCCGCGCAGGAGGTGCCGTTCGACATGGTGGTCGACGCCGTGGGCGCGCCGCGCGACCCCGGGCGGAATCCGCTCTTCCAGGTGATGTACTTCCACCACACCTTCGTCGGCTCGCACCACCTCGACGACGCCGAGGGGCTGGCAGGGTCGCTCAACCTCCGCTCCCTCTACCAGGAGGGCGAGGCGGTGCTGGTCGACACCGGCGCCAGCAAGTTCGACATGACCTGGGCGACGCTGGAGATGAACGACTCCATGCCGTCCATGGTCGAGTACAGCACCGACCTGTTCGACGAGTCCACCATCGCCCGCATGGTGGCGCACCTGCGCGTGCTGCTGGAGGACGGCTGCGACCGCCCCGACCTCCCCGTCTCGCAGCTGGAGATGGTGAGCGAGGAGGAGCGCGCGACACTGCTGGCATGGGGGACCAACGAGCGCGGCTTCCCGCGCGAGACGCTGCCCGCGCTGCTCGAGGCGCAGGCCGCGGAGACGCCCGACGCCGTCGCGCTGGAGTTCGACGACGCGGCATGGACGTACGCCGAGCTGGCCGCGCACGCGCGCCGCATCGCCGCGTGGCTGGGGCGGCTGGGGGTGCGGCCGGGCGACGCCGTGGGCGTGGTCACCGCCAACAGCGCGCGGGTGATGGCGGCCATCGCGGGGATCCTGCGGGCGGGCGCGGCGGTGGTCCCGCTCGACCCCGAGTATCCGCCCGAGCGCCTGGCCTTCATCGCCGACGACACGGAGCTGCGCGTCTTCCTCACCGAGGGCGACCTGATGGCGTGGCTGGGCGAGCGCCCGCACGCCTCCCTCGTCCGCCTGGACCGCGAGTGGGCGGAGATCGAATCGCTCTCACCCGACCAGGATCTCCCGTCGTTCGGCGCGGAGTCGGTGGCGTACATCATCTACACCTCGGGATCGACGGGCACGCCGAAGGGGGTGCGCGTGCCGCACCGCTCCATCGTGCGGACCTGCCATCGCCCCGACTACGTGGATCTCGGGCCGCAGTCGCGCGTCGCCCAGCAGAGCAGCCTCCTCTTCGACGCGTCGATCTTCGAGATCTGGGGCGCGTTCCTGAACGGGGGCACGCTGGTCAACATCGACCGCGACTTCCTGCTCGACGCGGCGGGCTACGACCGGAAGCTGGTGGAGAAGCGGGTGAACGTCGTGTTCCTGACCACCGGGATGTTCAACCAGGTGGCGGACACCAACCTCTCCACCTTCGCCTCGCTCGACCAGGTGCTCACCGGCGGCGAGGCCATCTCCCGCGCGCACGCCCGGCGGGTGGTCGAGGCGCATCCCGGGCTCCGCCTCCTGCACATGTACGGGCCGACGGAGAGCACGGTCTACACCACCAGCCATCCCCTCCGCGCGGAGGACTTCGATCGCGCGATCGTCCCCATCGGCACGCCGGTGGGGGGGACGCGCGCGTACGTGGTGAGCGCGGGCGGGCGGCTGGCGGGCGTCGGCGTGCCCGGCGAGCTGTGGGCCGCGGGCGACGGCGTGGCGCTGGGCTACCACCGCCGCCCGGAGCTGGACGCCGAGCGCTTCGTGGCCGACCCGTTCGCGGGCGAGGGGCGCGCGTACCGCACGGGCGACCGGGTGCGCTGGGCGGCCGACGGCGTGCTGGAGTTCCTGGGCCGCATCGACGACCAGGTGAAGGTGCGCGGCTTCCGCATCGAGCCCGGCGAGGTCGAGGCGGCGCTGCGGCTCCATCCCGCCATCCGCGACGCCGCGGTCGCCGCGCGCGAGGACACGGGGGAGAAGAAGCTGGTCGGCTACCTCGTCCCCGTCGCCGAGGCGCCGTCGGTCGACGAGGTGCGCGCGTTCCTGAAGGGGCATCTCCCCGAGTACTACGTCCCCACCGTCTTCGTCACCGTCGACGCGCTGCCGCTGACGCCGGCGGGGAAGGTCGACCGCAAGCGGCTTCCCGCGCCCGAGGGGCGGCGGCTGGAGAGCACGCAGGGGTTCGTGGCCCCGCGCACGCCGGCGGAGGAGACGCTGGCGCGGATCTGGGCCGAGGTGCTGAACGTCCCCCGCGTGGGCGTCTACGACAACTTCTTCTCGCTGGGCGGGGATTCGATCCTCTCCATCCAGGTAATCGCGCGCGCGCAGCAGGCGCATCTCCGCATCAGTCCGCGGCTCCTGTTCGTGCACCAGACGGTGGCCGAGCTGGCTGCCGCCGTGGGCGAGACCGCGCACTTCGCCGCCGAGCAGGGGGTGGTCACCGGGCCCGTGCCGCTCACCCCGGTGCAGCGCTGGTTCTTCGCGCAGGGGTCGCCCGAGCCGCACCACTTCAACCTCGCCGCGGCGTTCGACGCAAAGCAGCAGATCGACGCGGGGGTGATGGAGCGCGCCGTGGCCGCCGTCCTCGCGCACCACGACGCGCTGCGGATGCGGTACAGCCAGGTGGACGGCGTGTGGTCGCAGACGGACGCCGATCTCTCCGATCCCACGCCGTTCGAGACCATCGACCTCTCCGCGGTCCCCGCGGCGGAGCGGGAGGCGGCGTTTACCGCGCGGGCGGAGGCGCTGCAGCGCTCGCTCGACCTCGCCTCCGGCCCCGTCGTCCGCTGGGCGCTGGTGGAGATGGGGGACGGGGCGCAGCGCCTGGTCTTCATCGCCAACCACCTGGTGATGGACGCGGTGGCGCTGGGTGTCGTCCAGGCGGACCTGGAGACCGCGTACCGCCAGCTGGCGGCGGGCGAGGAGGTCCGTCTCCCGGCCAAGACGACGTCGTTCCAGCACTGGGCCGAGCGGCTGGCGCAGCACGCCAGCAGCGGCGAGGTGCGCGCGCAGGCGGCGTACTGGCTGGAGCAGGGCGGCGCGGCGCCGCTCCCCGTCGACACGGCGGAGACGTCGAACCGCGAGGGCGAGGCGGAGCGCATCAGCGTGGCGCTGGACGAGGAGACCACGCACGCGCTGCTGCACGACGTACCCTCCGTCTACCAGACGCAGGTCAACGACGTGCTGCTGGCCGCGCTCGCCCGCGCCTTCCGCGGGTGGACGGGGGACCGGTCGCTCCTCGTCGACCTCGAGGGCCACGGCCGCGAGGACCTGTTCGACGGGGTGGACCTGTCGCGCACCGTGGGCTGGTTCACCGCCATCCACCCCGTGCGGCTGGAGCTGCCGGAGGACGGCGGCGAGGGCGAGGCGATCAAGGCGGTGAAGGAGCAGCTGCGCGCGGTGCCCGAGCGGGGGATCTCGCACGGGCTGCTGCGCTGGCTGTCGGACGACCGCGAGATCCACGCGCAGCTGGCCGCGCGGCCGCAGCCGCAGGTCTCCTTCAACTACCTGGGGCGGATGGATGGCGGCGCGGAGCCCGAGGACGCGCTGCTCACCGGCGCGGACTGCCACCTCGGCGACGGCCGCAGCCCCGCCGGCCCGCGTCCGCACCTGATCGCCGTGGACGCGGCGGTCGGCGACGGGCGGCTGTGGGCGACGTGGACCTACGGCGCGCGCATCCACCGCCGCGAGACGGTGCAGCGCGTGGCGGACGCGTTCGTGGACGAGCTGCGCGCGCTGGTGGAGCACTGCCGCCACCCCGAGGCCGGCGGCTACACGCCGTCGGACTTCGCGCTCGCCGGGCTGGACCAGGCGGGCCTCGACGCGCTGTTCGCGGAGATCGGGGAGTAG